The window cttccgaatggaggagagaatggggagggaggaagatgagaGTCGGGTGGGAGGAGCTcagggagagaatgggaggagaggggaaactgtggtcagtatgcaaaataaatgaaaaaaggaataaaatagaataaaattgaaaaatagaatgttgCAAAGCAATCCCAACGTTAATTGGGTTTCTAAAATTATGACTATTATAAGATTTAATGCAGTAGCATATTAAAAAGCGGTGTAACAAGTGATTGCTAACAACTGCTTACATGCCAAGGGTGCTTCCTTCATTGGTGCTTTTTATTGaaaaagtgattattttattttactttattttattggtttttttgagacagggcttctctgtgtagccttgtcctttcctggatctcactctgtaacccaggatggcctcaaactcacagagatccacctgcctctgcctcccgagtgctgggattaaaggcatgtgctactgccaCCTGGCAAAAGTGGGTAGTTTTGCAACCCAGAAATACAAAGAACTGAAAACTGAATGCTCGCCATTTCTGCTCTGAAATATTCCCTGAGTCCTTTCTGTTTCCCACTTTGGGAGATTCTGCCAGGCTATAATTCTGAAGATCCTATTCTTGGCCCACAGCCCATTATCCTCCTGGTTTTatactcttgtttttttttttctttttggttgttcttgttgtgtgttttttgttttgtttgtttgtttgtttgttttttggctcttCCCTTTCGACAATCAGCACACtggcttttgctttttttgtgatttttttttttaccttattttctcaggatccactttatttatttatttgtttgtttgtttgtttatttatttatttacctaaagTAGCTAAGTTTTGCTTTCTAACACAAATCTTGGAACCACATACTTAAGGATAATGAATTTTTAGTCCAATAAAGGATATTTAGAAGTCTGtgaaaatatgattttcttttacgctaattcaaaacaaacagaaagaaaattgacCAGACTGCTAGTTTAATATTAGTAAATTTTCCCTCTGTAAGTCCATGAAATTGGCTCAAAACTAATATTGCATTAGACAATGTGTCTAAAAATCTGCAGATCCAATGACAAGTATAACTATGCTTGTGAactgtcttcttccttttataaCCATTTGGCTGGGCTGCTGCATTCAGCAAATGACCTAAGCTATGACCTTGGAGGTGAGATACTAAAAAATTAGGGTCTGTGTATGCTTGCTGCTTTCCATAAAAGAACATAGAAACAAAGTCCTGTTTTctccaattctttaaaaaaaaaaaatccaccctaCAATGAATATGTGTTGTTGTAGATTGTTGGATGTCAGTTTAAACTTTGAGGAAGCAAAATTCTAGTTGAAAATTCCTTCTGAGGGAACATGCTGCTACTGCCACCTGGGGGAAGCTCTTTTCTGCTCTATCCAAGACAACTAATGTTCTCACAAAGGATAGAGCCCATTCACATCTTCCTTGTCAGATCCACACTGGAAGAAGTTCCAGCTGTCTCCAGATTCCACTCACAAAAGAACTACTCAATAGACTTCTTCAGAGCTATAGGAGAAGACCAGAATGTAATCAGAATGAGACTTCTATATCTTATATGCAACATGAAAAAGTTTGGGGAAGTATGGGATATATACTAAGAAGTGGAGAAAGTCAAATTTGAGCTTttaataccaaaacaaaactaattttaaagaaaaattatttaatggTAACTTACACTTAACTGTCCACCTTAAATATGTCATCTTAGTTAGTGATGGTTATTTGATTATGAAAATTGCATGTCCTCAAAAAAGCACACAGGAGATTTTAACAGGTTAAGATGGTGATGATGCATTTCAAGTATATGGAAATAAACTAGAgaatttttctcataaaattttGAATTTGTGAATTAAATACTGATATGTAGTCTGTAACTATTATACACATATGTTTATTGGCATTTTTCACAAAGTAGTGATGTAGCATTTAtcaattaaaatggaaaacttAAAACTTTCACCAAGAATGTTTCATACTTTTGCTGTAGGAACCTTGTTATTTATTAGAAACACAATCAAAGAGTCTAATTCTGGAAACAGGTTTCAGGAAGTATCTGTTAAAATTATAAGCCTGTCAGGTAACATCAGTAGGCTCTGATTAGAAGACAACAGCTAATCACTTTTAAGAGGATGTCTGGTAACAGATTAACTAAGCAAAATAATGTAGTATCAGTCCCCTGCTGGTACCACGCAGTCAGGAGACTAAAGTTCATTTCAAAGAATACACTGTAACAATTCCAAGGAAGTCTGTGAAGAACAGGTTTCCAAGACCACAAAAGGTAAGTGGCACATGCTGGTTTTAAAATCTGTTAGATCTGTGATTCAGGATAGACAGCAATGAGTGGAACTCAATGTTGGTGACACCATGAAATGAGCTGCATGAGCTGAGATGTACTTGAGGGGCGCTGGAACCAGTGACATTTTGTTCAACTGTGTGGTTCCTTGAAGGTATTTGTGATAAGATCTGAAAATACTGGGGTGAGGGACCTTCAGGAACAAGTAGGCTACTTAACACCAGATCACAAGCAAAATAATCTATTACATGTTGAAGTATCTTTATTTATGATTCAGCAAATTGAGGTCAACTGACAGTTTGCCAGTAGTTCTCCTCATCAATCAATGAAAGTGACCAATGACCTTAAAATGCTCTAAGGCTTCTGTAGTGCATGAGAACTAACACCATACCATACAGGTTCTTCAAATGTAAGTTCTTCTGCTTCCTAAATGAACTGCAGAGTTCTGTCAAAGAGTCCACACTTCCAGTGATCAGCCATGCAATGACTTGTTGTTTCCTAGCAGAAATTACAAGAAGCTCTCCTTTCCATTAGATTGTTTCTCGGTTGTAAAACAATGTTTCATAAGGAGAAGCAATAGCCGTCTTCAGCAGCATTTATGTTTCCTAGGAGAAAAGGATTCTGGAAGCAGGGAAGAGGGAGTTTCACAGTTGGCACTTGTACATTCAGGGAGTGAGGAAATGAGCAAGTGGTGGACACCATTAAAATGTCGAACAGGCAATTCTCTTTCAGAAAACACACACTCAATTATCTCTTTCTCTTACTACTTTAAAACCGTGTGCTTTAAAACTATATTAGAATCACTTTTAATTCTaagtctgatttttaaaaattaaataatacaatACTGAatggagctggacatggtggctcatacctgtatgAGTATAAGTAACTTGAGAATGAGCAGGTTTGGGTGAACACTGAGGCAGTGAGTCATTCCCCCAGACACCGAGGGAGAACTGTACACAGAGTATCCCAAGCCAGGTCAGAGGCTACATACTGGGCAAGTCTAGGTACCTTACTCTCTTCGTGGTGCTCTTGTTTACCCACAGCTATGACGGACACCAACAAGATGACCATCAATGTGGCTGTCTTTGGCAGGACTCAGAGCGGGAAAAGTGCTGCAGGGAACACTCTTTTGGGAAGTGCTGACTTCTACAGCAGTTTCTCTCCAGGCTCTGTAACCGAAGACTGCCACCTGGGCCGGAGCCGTCTCCTCCACAGCTTCATGCGTCGAGGGGGACAAGCAGTAACCCTGCAGATACAGGTACTGGACACTCCAGGGTATCCACACAGCAAGCTGAGCATGAAACATGTGAAGCAGGAGGTCAAGAAGGCCCTGGCACATCACTTTGGACAAGAGGGTCTCCATCTTGCTCTGCTGGTCCAGAGAGCTGATGTGCCTTTCTTCGGACAGGAAACACCTAACCCAGTCCAGTTGATCCAGGTAATACAAAGGTGCAATTATATTGGCACCATTATCCCCATCTGGGGGGCATTATCTGCATAGGCAAGGCCCAGGAACAAACTGGCTCAAAAGATACTTGAGCTACAAAGTGCTAGCCCTATAGCAATAGTCAGTAAAAAATGACTTGATTTTCTACCGGTTCTATTTTGTAATTTCCTTTAGAGtcatggttctcaactttcctaacgctgtgaccctttaatacagtttcctCATgtgtgactcccaaccataaaattattttattgctatttcatagctgtaattttgctactgttatgaattgtaatgtgttTACACTGTATCTGATACACTGGATGCCTGACAAGAAGCAGCAAGGGGTCAAAACCCacaaattgagaaccactgttttggATCATAGACAGAAATTTCTAGACACTAATTTCCAGAAGGTAAGCCTTAAATCCTTAAGAACCTTGACCTTGAGTAAGTCTGTATAATGTAACCCTCGGACTATCTGCACCAGAATCAGCCGGGCAACTTGTTAAAAACACAGATCTGCCCATGAATATTGAAATAGCATCTCAAGAGTGAGACTTGCATGTCTGCATTTCCATGTTGTTATATAGGTTTATTAAAACAaggtgtgtagcatgaatcttaaaagttcttattaataaaatcaaacctgggagccaggtattcaggtgaatgctgtaagatcagagaagcagaacaagccacagccaacctcacctggccaacttctcagctgatcttgtttcctcagactggaagcctctctgtccttatatccaaatgggtctcagctgaactgcttctcgaaagcctgaaggcttaaccagctaaaaacttctagtttctggtcctcatgccttatatacctttctgctttctgccatcactccctgggattaaaggctcactttctaggattaaaggcatgagtcaccatgcttggctgtatccttgaacacacagagatccaggtagatctctgcctctggaatgctaggattaaaggcatgtactaccactgcctaacctctatgcttaatattgtggctgttctgttctctgaccccagataagtttattagcatgcacaatattttggggaacacaattccaccacaAAGGTGGGTAAAAAACTACCAACTGaaatacccacacacatcaaAGGGGACAATTTACTATAATTCATCAACAAATGCATTTTTACCCACTAATGGTGCTGAGCACTT is drawn from Onychomys torridus chromosome 6, mOncTor1.1, whole genome shotgun sequence and contains these coding sequences:
- the Gimd1 gene encoding GTPase IMAP family member GIMD1, which produces MTDTNKMTINVAVFGRTQSGKSAAGNTLLGSADFYSSFSPGSVTEDCHLGRSRLLHSFMRRGGQAVTLQIQVLDTPGYPHSKLSMKHVKQEVKKALAHHFGQEGLHLALLVQRADVPFFGQETPNPVQLIQELLGDSWKNYTAVLFTHAEKIEEAGISEDEYLHEASDTLLTLLNSVRQRYAFLYEEGNSCNEQRIKVLERIMEFIKENHYQVLSFT